GGGAGCTGGGAAatgggtgaggtgaagggctgtgggtctggtgtgtctgtggtggagtgtgggacTGCTTGTGAAGGCTGTGAGACTGTTTGTGAGActcctgtggtgtgtgtgaggtatGTGGTGGTCTGTGAAGGGGCTGTGTCAGATGCTGTGTCAGGGGCTGTGTCAGAGGCTGTGGAGGGctgtgaggaggtggaggggctgctgtgtgtgtgtgtgtgtgtgtgtgtgtgtgtgtgtgtgtgtgtgtgtgtgtgtgtgtgtgtgtgtgtgtgtgtgtgtgtgtgtgtgtgtgtgtgtgtgtgtgtgtgtgtgtgtatgtgtgtgtgttggaggatcTGAACTCAGCCACTGGCATTAATTCTGCCACTGAACAAACTCCacctgaaaaataaggagagaattaatggctggtgataaaataataataataatgataataataatctatctatttgaattaatgactgataataatatagtgataatctatctgtctgtctgtctgtctgcttgtctgtctgtcaccataTCAGGCTGGTAATCCCACATGAGGCAGcccagtcaacacacacacacacacacacacacacacacacacacacacacacacacaaacctaacccaatcacTTACAGCCTTCTTCTGCTTGTTCCTCAGAATGTTAATGGCCTCCATGCCCCGTTCCTTCCACTGTGGGGGCGACTCAGAGGGTGTGATAATGAAACAGCTTGTACTGCCTGCAGGGGGGGGAGGTTATGTTAGGCTGGCACTGCctgcatgttaggttaggttaataaaatgaagagaggttatgtgaagaacaaggagaggaggaagaggaagaggaagaggaagaggaggaggaggaggagggggtaagaaagaaaacatagattgagaaaataataataataataataataataataataataataagaagaagaagaagaagaagaagaagaagaagaagaagaagaagaagaagaagaagaagaagaagaagaagaagaactattTACCTGCAATAAgaaaacctgacctgacctaacaatgataaaacagcaaaattaccatcagtacttgacctgacctcacctcacctaacaacaagaaacagcaaaactaccaacaacatttctcaataaaataataaaccaataaaaagctcacaaaataataataataataataataataataataataataataataataataataataataataataataacaataataataaaaacaccattaccaacctgacctgacctcgaaACTCagtcttatcatttcctcctcctggtcatcaTCACTAACCACGAAGACCTCCAGCAAGGTCACCACTGGTTCAAAGTAGGGGTCATGCTCCCCTACTCTGCTGGTTGACTCCCCCTCCTCGCTCACCACGCTGTCATcgaggtctgtctgtctgtctgagagagagagagagagagagagagagagagagagagagagagagagagagagagagagagagagagagagagagagagagagagagagagaattaggcttggttgggctaggaggaggaagagatgggaagagagaagaggaggtctagatgaaagaaagaggaggaagaggaagaagaggacaaacatACAtggatatacaaacaaa
This sequence is a window from Scylla paramamosain isolate STU-SP2022 unplaced genomic scaffold, ASM3559412v1 Contig8, whole genome shotgun sequence. Protein-coding genes within it:
- the LOC135096841 gene encoding ran-specific GTPase-activating protein-like isoform X2, which encodes MTDLDDSVVSEEGESTSRVGEHDPYFEPVVTLLEVFVVSDDDQEEEMIRLSFEVRSGSTSCFIITPSESPPQWKERGMEAINILRNKQKKAVEFVQWQN
- the LOC135096841 gene encoding ran-specific GTPase-activating protein-like isoform X1; the encoded protein is MALEKTDLDDSVVSEEGESTSRVGEHDPYFEPVVTLLEVFVVSDDDQEEEMIRLSFEVRSGSTSCFIITPSESPPQWKERGMEAINILRNKQKKAVEFVQWQN